The following are encoded together in the Magnetococcales bacterium genome:
- a CDS encoding diguanylate cyclase: protein MSYRGEHFEELILFEGVGYERVREILEKCPVVALEPGEVLLTPENRNQAIHHVLDGQLSVHLKLLTAPPIATIKQGEFVGELSLIDDKSASAFVKAAKATELLVVDRAIFKNLIALSPEIVLNLLRIFAARMRFNTEALAENQLIRTVPDIIYRLDKEGYFVFLNESVTNLGYTTTELLGQHFHTLVAEEDLEQVSFSHAIQKIRSGSGLTDSPPKLFDERRSDHRKTRGLELKLKMNNKWVDQPGRDAVVADNQIIADVSCTGLRQLEKEEETYIGTIGIIRDVTERKMYQAQVAEQKARMDAIFTTMADAILVINERGIIESLNHSAADIFGYEESELLGQNVTRLMASPDREKHDGYLQRYFETGQSRVLGQRREARGVRKNGDEFFLDLAVSKVELDNRVLFTGIIRDITERKEAERIIHFQANYDALTKLPNRAMFMRELEAAVDQARDSQESLGLMFIDLDRFKWVNDTLGHDAGDCLLQMAAERVSLCVGEGDLIARLGGDEFTAIIRGYDGVVGMEDVARQVLDRLNQPFVYEGQDFFISGSLGVALFPDDAQDQDVLLKNADEAMYRSKKAGRNSYHFYAGPSLTKPKQY, encoded by the coding sequence ATGAGCTACCGGGGTGAACATTTTGAGGAGTTGATTCTGTTTGAGGGCGTTGGTTACGAGCGGGTTCGGGAAATTCTCGAAAAATGTCCGGTTGTGGCTCTGGAGCCTGGAGAGGTTCTACTCACGCCGGAAAATCGGAATCAGGCCATCCATCACGTGCTGGATGGGCAACTTTCAGTCCATCTGAAACTATTGACCGCTCCCCCTATTGCCACCATCAAACAGGGGGAGTTTGTGGGGGAGCTCTCCCTCATCGACGACAAATCCGCTTCTGCTTTCGTCAAGGCGGCCAAAGCGACTGAGCTTCTGGTCGTTGATCGCGCCATTTTTAAAAATCTCATCGCTCTCTCTCCTGAAATTGTCCTGAATCTATTGCGTATTTTTGCGGCTCGCATGCGGTTCAACACCGAGGCCCTGGCGGAAAACCAGCTCATTCGTACGGTGCCGGATATTATCTATCGTTTGGATAAAGAAGGATATTTTGTTTTTTTGAATGAGTCGGTGACCAATCTCGGCTATACCACCACTGAATTGCTGGGACAGCATTTTCATACCCTGGTGGCTGAGGAGGATCTGGAGCAGGTCAGTTTTTCCCATGCCATTCAAAAGATCCGTTCGGGCTCGGGATTGACCGATTCCCCACCAAAACTATTTGATGAGCGCCGTTCCGACCATCGCAAAACCCGGGGGTTGGAACTCAAGCTCAAGATGAACAATAAATGGGTTGATCAGCCAGGCCGGGATGCGGTGGTGGCGGACAATCAGATTATTGCCGATGTCAGCTGCACGGGGCTTAGGCAGCTGGAAAAGGAGGAAGAGACCTATATCGGTACCATCGGCATCATTCGGGACGTGACCGAACGCAAAATGTATCAGGCCCAGGTCGCTGAACAGAAAGCCCGGATGGATGCGATTTTTACCACCATGGCCGATGCCATTCTGGTGATCAACGAACGGGGTATCATTGAATCCCTCAACCATTCAGCGGCAGATATTTTCGGCTATGAAGAGAGCGAACTGCTGGGCCAAAACGTCACCCGGCTGATGGCTTCTCCGGATCGGGAAAAGCACGATGGCTATCTGCAAAGATATTTTGAGACCGGTCAATCGAGGGTGTTGGGCCAGCGTCGGGAAGCCCGGGGGGTACGCAAAAACGGCGATGAATTTTTCCTGGATCTGGCGGTTTCCAAGGTGGAACTCGACAATCGAGTGCTCTTTACCGGAATCATTCGGGATATCACCGAGCGCAAGGAAGCGGAACGGATCATCCATTTTCAGGCTAATTATGACGCGCTGACCAAGCTCCCCAATCGGGCGATGTTTATGCGAGAGTTGGAGGCCGCTGTGGATCAGGCTCGGGACAGCCAGGAAAGTTTGGGCCTGATGTTTATTGATCTGGACCGTTTCAAGTGGGTCAACGATACGCTTGGCCATGATGCTGGAGATTGTTTGTTGCAGATGGCCGCTGAGCGGGTTTCCCTCTGTGTGGGGGAGGGGGATCTGATTGCTCGGCTGGGTGGCGATGAATTTACCGCCATCATCAGGGGATATGACGGCGTGGTCGGGATGGAGGATGTGGCCCGGCAGGTTTTGGACCGTCTGAATCAACCCTTTGTGTATGAAGGGCAGGATTTTTTTATCTCCGGATCCTTGGGAGTGGCTCTTTTTCCTGACGATGCCCAAGATCAGGATGTTTTGTTGAAAAATGCCGATGAGGCGATGTACCGATCCAAAAAGGCCGGTCGCAACAGCTACCACTTTTATGCGGGTCCGTCCCTCACCAAACCGAAACAGTATTGA